Proteins encoded by one window of Cloeon dipterum chromosome 2, ieCloDipt1.1, whole genome shotgun sequence:
- the LOC135936014 gene encoding speckle targeted PIP5K1A-regulated poly(A) polymerase-like, with protein sequence MASRGKWCLFCDKWIKNDLLDRSISSRTDEEVEDYWKLHEKSLPHLTKKKARGEFPNVTWDGHTIYASFAAGQKILDYQEMSHTMRKHGYTTRVHSIDNDAYIVGFRDPIGAEKALTNQGGNIITRPIFKSAPKAANKPVPRLDASDPWEAQAKQLAVAFKLAVTPEVEEQHRKQQDHLLTDIVTTFQPLCRKVDCFVYGSRATGLADIDSDIDVHIKLDYADCDFEKPLSKESHEKLLRAAVKLLRRKPLVFSNTYFVLAARVPVLHFVHNPTMVECDVTFKNMLGVHNSQFLRFVGAQDERILLLLFVVKRWRKAHSLPMSNYCFTMLAILFLQTLAQPLLPPILQLKGDADRLVLEQGWVCGFSSKRIANHNRSSLKQLTVAFFGFVARLDFGVDVICPMTASTIEKWRFLRAETLPEEMQGLARFDKNEGLLVKKPVCVQDPFELNHNVAKNVGAKNSIELTTFCAKLAEFCELKTNLSIEDLLKFSPSCEGVKLQDNSFTKKIFLQNYFPADLELLKSKSIRELWFEDVVMVIYDLFKDVLDCSIQMDSPPRKVEKMAGKSERLAAWTLSTRTMLFSGR encoded by the exons ATGGCGTCACGAGGAAAATGGTGTCTCTTCTGCGACAAATGGATCAAAAACGACCTTCTGGACAGGTCCATTTCGTCAAGAACGGATGAGGAGGTGGAGGATTATTGGAAACTTCATGAAAAATCACTTCCCCATTTAACAAAGAAGAAGGCACGTGGCGAATTCCCTAATGTTACGTGGGATGGACACACAATCTACGCTTCTTTCGcag CTGGACAAAAGATTTTGGACTATCAGGAAATGAGCCATACGATGAGAAAGCACGGCTACACCACGCGAGTGCATTCAATCGACAACGACGCTTACATCGTCGGCTTCCGAGATCC gATCGGCGCAGAGAAGGCTTTGACGAATCAGGGTGGAAACATAATCACGAGGCCAATATTTAAGAGTGCCCCGAAAGCGGCGAACAAGCCTGTGCCGAGACTGGACGCGAGCGACCCTTGGGAGGCGCAGGCCAAGCAGCTGGCCGTCGCCTTCAAGTTGGCTGTGACGCCGGAGGTCGAGGAGCAGCACCGCAAGCAGCAAGACCACCTTTTGACCGACATTGTGACAACCTTCCAGCCTCTGTGCAGAAAGGTCGATTGCTTCGTCTACGGCTCCAGGGCCACCGGCCTGGCGGACATCGATAGCGACATTGACGTCCATATTAAATTAG ACTACGCAGATTGCGACTTCGAGAAGCCGTTGAGCAAAGAATCTCACGAGAAACTGCTGAGGGCGGCGGTGAAGCTGCTGCGGAGGAAGCCTCTGGTGTTCAGCAACACGTACTTCGTGCTGGCAGCCAGGGTGCCGGTGCTGCACTTTGTGCACAATCCGACCATGGTCGAGTGCGACGTCACCTTCAAAAACATGCTCGGCGTGCACAACAGCCAGTTCTTGAGGTTCGTGGGCGCGCAGGACGAGCGCATCTTGCTGCTCTTGTTCGTGGTGAAGCGGTGGAGGAAGGCGCACAGCCTGCCAATGTCCAACTACTGCTTCACCATGCTGGCCATTTTGTTCCTGCAAACGCTGGCgcagccgctgctgccgcccaTCCTGCAGCTCAAGGGCGACGCGGACAGGCTGGTGCTCGAGCAGGGCTGGGTCTGCGGCTTCAGCAGCAAGCGCATCGCCAACCACAACCGCAGCTCCCTCAAGCAGCTCACAGTCGCCTTCTTCGGCTTCGTCGCGCGGCTCGACTTCGGGGTGGACGTCATTTGTCCGATGACCGCGTCCACAATCGAAAAGTGGAGGTTCCTGCGAGCCGAGACGCTGCCCGAGGAGATGCAGGGTCTGGCGCGGTTTGACAAGAACGAAGGTCTGCTGGTGAAGAAGCCGGTGTGCGTGCAGGATCCCTTTGAGCTCAACCACAACGTCGCCAAAAATGTGGGCGCTAAGAACTCGATCGAGCTGACGACCTTTTGCGCAAAACTGGCGGAATTCTGCGAACTCAAGACCAATCTCAGCATCGAAg ATTTGCTGAAGTTTTCCCCGAGCTGCGAAGGCGTGAAGCTTCAAGACAACTCATTCACTAAAAAAATCTTCCTGCAAAACTACTTCCCAGCAGATTTGGAGCTGCTCAAAAGCAAAAGCATCCGCGAACTTTGGTTCGAGGACGTGGTGATGGTGATTTACGACCTGTTCAAGGACGTGCTCGACTGCAGCATCCAGATGGACTCTCCGCCaagaaaagtggaaaaaatggCTGGCAAGAGCGAGCGGCTGGCCGCGTGGACTTTGAGCACTCGGACAATGCTCTTCAGCGGCAGGTGA
- the LOC135937207 gene encoding uncharacterized protein LOC135937207: MANERQVTMARKKLKALNEGLVTDVVFLVGATDATAQEIRAFRSDLVVSSEFFVSLLDSPLTLKRHGKIRLKNIEPKIFGLVIEFTHLSGQLVSEVDGLDTCLKLAAAADEYMIDDLGSVCLKLLEDRFLTVDNVWTVLSENCMVEAVASTCIKILGSKTSVCLNHPSFLEASEEAVKLFFNLDKMNIKSESELLEACLRYNKTKENQR, translated from the exons ATGGCTAATGAGAGGCAGGTGACAATGGCCAGGAAGAAGCTGAAGGCCCTGAATGAAGGGCTGGTGACCGATGTGGTCTTCCTCGTCGGTGCGACTGATGCCACCGCGCAG gagATTCGAGCCTTTCGGTCAGACCTCGTGGTGAGCAGCGAGTTCTTCGTGAGCCTGCTGGACAGCCCTCTGACCTTGAAACGCCACGGGAAAATCAGGCTGAAGAACATTGAGCCAAAGATCTTTGGTCTGGTCATCGA GTTTACTCATTTGAGTGGTCAGCTGGTGTCGGAAGTGGACGGTCTGGACACTTGCCTGAAGttggcagcggcagcagacGAATACATGATCGACGACCTTGGATCTGTGTGCCTGAAGCTGCTCGAGGACAGGTTCCTCACCGTGGACAACGTGTGGACAGTGCTGAGCGAGAATTGTATGGTGGAAGCTGTTGCCTCGACTTGTATCAAG ATTCTGGGCTCAAAGACAAGCGTCTGTTTGAACCATCCGAGTTTTCTCGAGGCCAGTGAAGAAGCAGTGAAGCTCTTCTTCAATTTGGATAAAATGAACATCAAATCTGAGTCGGAACTACTGGAAGCTTGTCTTAGATACAACAAGACCAAAGAGAATCAGAGGTAG